The genomic segment ctctctctcgtctcTACAAAGCATCTTGGTCTTCTCTAGTTAACGCGCTTGTTCCTATTCCTTCACCCTCCCGGCGACCCTCCCGTTTTCGACAACGTCGATCACACGGTCCATCGGTTGATCGAGTTTACGTTTAAAGTTCGATGGTTTGGGCGCGCCACGAATAATCACGATGAGGAGCACTCAGCCTTTTCCATACGTTTCACAGACCTGTTGCCGCGAGCAGCGTAACGCCAGGCATCTTTGCGATAATACGATCTATTTTGGGATTCTGTTCGGTTACCACGTTATTCCGAGTCCTTTCCGCGTGTCGTACATTCCTAATATTTATCCGATCCTTCGCGACTCTCTGCGCGTTTCCTTCGAAACAACAATCGCTTAAGCAACGCAACGACTCGGTGGCTTTTATTCGACGCCGGCCACAGCGCCGGCCGAATTCGTTCCAACCGAAGgctcgttgaaaaatttatggGTTCTTGACGCGGCCGTGGCGGGCTGAGCGATTTTAAAACTTTAACGATCTGCATCGGTCGAGTTATTCGCATATTCGTCGAACAGATGGGAACCCCAGTTGAATCGGCGAAACAGGTACCGCGGTGTTTGCGCAACGCATCGAGAGAGTCGGCTTTGAATTTCGCGAACGATGCATAAAATGTATCCGTCGAGCGTGCTCTCCGTTCTGTCTACCGGCCAGAGAATATAGTTAGTTGGCTTACATTACCGGGACTGGTTCTGCAGTTCATCAAAGCTTGGTACAATAAACACAAGTCGAACGCTCGCTAGCTGCTCCAGCCACGCGAATTGCTTCCATGGTACATAAACCGACTTCTTCGGCACGTGCCTGAACGGAGAGAAATTCTTGCAACTCGACGATAACCATCTTCCGCGAATTCGTCCTCTATGGCATCCTGAAAACCGTTGATCGATCAATTTCCGTGATAAGGAACTGGCGCGATAAAGCGTCGCGATTGCAATTTCGTGGCGTGCATCGAACAAGACGTGACCAAACTCCGTTCGAAAGAACGATAACCGACTCGACTTTGAAAAGCCTGGAAAATCTAGCGCGGGAAATGGGTCTTCGTTCGCGGTTTCATGGTTGCGGTCGATCAGATGAATTTTATAAGCCATGTCATCGATCAGGAAAGTTTTCTACAGAGGCGAAAGCATCCGTAGTTGCCAGTTGGAGCTGTGTGAAATGCCGTATCGAAGATGCTTCTCAGAAATTCTCCCGTCATTGTTTGCGCTCGAGAGCGGTCACCGGAGAATAATGGATTGAAGTGCGCTACGTAACAACGCATACTTTTTCCCTGCCATTCGCAGCCGGCGAATTTTCGCACGTTACTTGGCGATAAGTTTTCAAACGTAACGCGAATGTACGTATCTCATTGGCCTTTCGAGCTGAAGCGGAACGGTCTGAGTTTCGCTTGTTGCGAAACGAGAAGCGTTAGAACGCTAGCTCTAGTAGCTAGCTTCTCGCGGGCGAAAACTGCCGTGACGTTATCCCCGATATTTTCGAGAATTCGCGTCCCTTCCGAAACGTCGCCAACGTCTCGAAGCATGGATACGAAAGCAAACTTGAAGCTTTAACGGGAAAATCTCGCCTCTCTGTTACAGGCATGAGTGCATTTCTGATGAACGGGCTTCTAATGCTGGGCTTCGTCGTAGCGACCATGCGGGACACGATGGCCTTTGGATTTTCCGGGCCGACGCTAGTTATGGATCAGGACATCCCTTCTAGGATTTGCAAGTACAGCAGGGGGTACTCGATGATCCAAGTTCATTGCAAGAATTTAGGCCTCGAATGGATTCCTCCGAATTTGAAGACGGAGATTCAGGTGAGACGTGCGGTCGAAGCATTTTTACACAATCCGGATGATAGTGATTAGCGATAGTCCGTGTGTGATGATAAGCTATTTCGAAAGTTACATCTAACATCGTTGAGGTTGATGGTAAAAGTGGAGAAAACGCCGTATTTGCGTTTCCTTCATCTTGATCATCAATGCGACAAAGCTAGATGGCTAATGACTAAAGTAAGTTATCATAGACGGAAAAAAGGTCACTATCTCCCAAACTATTATGTTCTTCCGTTTGCAACATTAAGTGAATCGAATTCTTGCTATAGGTGCTGGACGCGTCGGTGAACAGAGTGCGAGTGTTGACGAACGATAGTCTGGCGGCGTACACGAATCTTGCCTACGTTTATCTGAGCGACAATTTCATCCAGGAGATCCAGGAGGGAGCATTCGATAATCTACGATACCTGAGGGTGATCGATCTGTCGACAAACGGCTGCGATACCCTTCCCAAGAGTCTCTTCCACTTACCGTATCTGCAAAAGATTTATCTAGCCAAAAATAGACTGAGCGACGACCTATTCAAAAACATGGAAGTGAAGTCTCCGTTGATCTTCTTGCAACTAGCGAAGAACAGGCTTAACAAGATACCACAACTGGGCGGCCCGCTTCCCACGCTGTTGCACCTGAACGTTTCGGGCAACAACATTGCCTCTGTTTCTCCGGAGGATTTGGCTTCCTACTGTTCTTTACAGATCCTTGACTTATCTAAAAACCCGATCAAATTCGACGCGAATAGCTGCGAGTGCCAGACGTTGAACGCGTGGCTGCGCATCCGCGGAATTCATTCGCGACCAGTCTACAATTGCACCGAAGAGCACGAAAGGGGATGCACGAAACCGGAGTTCAGCAATAGAACCATGGAACTGTACGAGCAGTGCTCGGAAATACAGCGGTTGAAAGCGGAGACGGAAAAGGCCAGGAACACGTGGATATTGATCGCCTGTTGCATCTCTGGCTTCCTCTTCTGTCTGTTCATTAGCTTGTTTTGGGTGCACAAGAGAAACAagcggaagaagaagaagctgaAGGAAGAGCAGAGGCTAAACGCAAACAACGCAAATACCGAGTTACTCAACAGTAATTTAAACCAACCGGAAAACAACACTTGAAACCTGGCCATAGCGTCTAGTTGTCAAGCAGAGGTACCtacgatcgattcgattccATGTTCGATCGACGAAAAACGAACAAAGTGAGAAACAGGAAGACGAGAAGCAGATGTTAGTTCGTCTGGCctttaaaacaaagaaaaagacatATGTCGgagcgattttttttttcttcttctagaTGTACACTGATATGTATAAGGTGTTACGTGAGACCTCGATCTTTCATGAATATGAGAGTACCCCGTAACAAGTGTGATCTAATAAAGAACGGAAGCGATAGCGAAAAATGTAGTAGGTAGAAAATGCGGAAGAAATTACTTTTGCGAGGCTTCGCGTTCGAGGAAACCGATACGAAAACTTGCTTCCAACGTACGTGGATTCGCGAACGTGCAGAAGGATTAAAACGGATGTTGTCCCTGCTCGTAATTCGCACAGGATAACCTTGCGATAAGTTATACTATGGGAATATTAGGTTGCagaaattcgatcgaacgcGCCGTGTATTCGCCTGCGAATTTCTAGTATCAGTTTCCTGGAATCTGTGAAGGCCTCGTTTCTATGAGTTTCATTCGGAATTTGCGAGATCGATTTGCGATCGGTTCGAAACAGCGAAGACGCCCCCATCGAAAGATTTCGAATATCGGACGGGGGAAGGGTAGAATTATTCAGAGGCACCTAAGTACTTACCAATGTTCTTGCGATCATGGAAATGCGTTAAGTCATGAAATTAAACTGTAACAAATTTACAAGGACAAGAAATTCGGGCGAGAGAACAAAAAATCAAATCACGATTACGCACACAATTATTCCTACACACAAAATAAATAACCGTGCGATCTcggattattattatcgttaatctATGAATTTAATCGAAAACCGATATCACGAATTTCCGTCGTTTGTCCTGTTtctactacctaacgttaaaCAACGACTCTGATCGTCGTACGCGATATCAAAAtttcgatatacatacatacgtgttATTATTATCGCATAGTTGTTGAAGCTAATGAATGTTATACAATCGTAAATCAGATACGTAAGTTTTTGGAAAATGAGATTCGTAAAGTTCGATAGAAGATGTGTTTTCAATTCAGACGCTTAATTGACGCCTTGATGATATATACTACGTATACGATGTAATTCTCATCACACGCGTCTTTTAAACGGACTTCGTTTCATCGCTTGAGAACGTAATATCGGTATAAgctatattgtatgtatatgttgtgtgtgtgtgtgtgtgtacacacatacacacacacaatatatatacttatatacaattttatatacatacttatattGTATGCACGAGcaaatacatatgtgtatgtatgtatgtatagtcATGTTAAATACTGcgtttattgatatttaacgaaaaaaatattttctattatttttaggtTCAAGTTTTCAAAAGTATTTATGCCTTTTTTAACCTCAAATATATTCACTATAATCGAAAATTTGACATAATTTTATGCTTTTTACAAATAGTAGTGCCAAATGTCGTCAATGCATTGTGTATAAATTTCCTAGTTTCAAGTACGGCGTACAAAGGGAAAAAGTAAATGACAAAAATACTATGTTATGTCCAGCTCTCTGATACTAGCTCCTcgtatttgtacaatttcctTAGTTATTCTTTTTAACCGCATAAAATAGATGATAACATTACCTGAACAAAGTTGTTGAACTTTTCGAGGATTAGTAACAATGATGAAGAGACGAGGAACTATGAATAGCGAAAAATCCGAGTCGATATAAGACGAGTATAAGACCAAATTTTGAACTAACAATAAGTAAGATACGAAGCTACAACCTGCCAATCGATAAATGTTCTTTCTATATGTATGCGTTAAGTATTTAAACTATActtgtaatacatttttattgaattttcttttactttcaataCGTACGAtgatatattgtacaaaagtGTTACCGACAGTTCGATAAATTCCATGAAATAAAACTTAACTCTAGTCGACCATTGTATTATCAGAAAACccgaaattatttcattgagaAATTTTAGTTTCGCCTTTTGTTCGCGTCAATGaacattttaaaagataatgtATCGATGAAATCTCTTTCTTctcatttaatttatcgataacaaGAACATTGGGTAATTAAATagtcatttaattaaataaagtttctaaGTTAATTCTTAAATTAGAATACTTCTGTTAGATGACTGCGGGTTTCATTcaatgtaatgaaaatttcgaatagGAGTTTAAACTAGcttcttttattatcgttcatttaatgttatttagtTAATTTGATATAGTCATCGACCTGCTGGTTACTTAtcttgataaaaatgtttttattcaGTTTTTACATCAAAGATGTGCTGTGTTGATAAGCAGATCCCTCTTTTCATTAGTCTGTCAAGAGATGCCGTCCTGATCGTCATTGCGAAGTAGTACggatatag from the Bombus pyrosoma isolate SC7728 linkage group LG11, ASM1482585v1, whole genome shotgun sequence genome contains:
- the LOC122572407 gene encoding slit homolog 3 protein isoform X1; translated protein: MQRFWNVSGGWSDGKTGMSAFLMNGLLMLGFVVATMRDTMAFGFSGPTLVMDQDIPSRICKYSRGYSMIQVHCKNLGLEWIPPNLKTEIQVLDASVNRVRVLTNDSLAAYTNLAYVYLSDNFIQEIQEGAFDNLRYLRVIDLSTNGCDTLPKSLFHLPYLQKIYLAKNRLSDDLFKNMEVKSPLIFLQLAKNRLNKIPQLGGPLPTLLHLNVSGNNIASVSPEDLASYCSLQILDLSKNPIKFDANSCECQTLNAWLRIRGIHSRPVYNCTEEHERGCTKPEFSNRTMELYEQCSEIQRLKAETEKARNTWILIACCISGFLFCLFISLFWVHKRNKRKKKKLKEEQRLNANNANTELLNSNLNQPENNT
- the LOC122572407 gene encoding leucine-rich repeat and immunoglobulin-like domain-containing nogo receptor-interacting protein 3 isoform X2, whose product is MSAFLMNGLLMLGFVVATMRDTMAFGFSGPTLVMDQDIPSRICKYSRGYSMIQVHCKNLGLEWIPPNLKTEIQVLDASVNRVRVLTNDSLAAYTNLAYVYLSDNFIQEIQEGAFDNLRYLRVIDLSTNGCDTLPKSLFHLPYLQKIYLAKNRLSDDLFKNMEVKSPLIFLQLAKNRLNKIPQLGGPLPTLLHLNVSGNNIASVSPEDLASYCSLQILDLSKNPIKFDANSCECQTLNAWLRIRGIHSRPVYNCTEEHERGCTKPEFSNRTMELYEQCSEIQRLKAETEKARNTWILIACCISGFLFCLFISLFWVHKRNKRKKKKLKEEQRLNANNANTELLNSNLNQPENNT